In one window of Zygosaccharomyces rouxii strain CBS732 chromosome E complete sequence DNA:
- a CDS encoding uncharacterized protein (similar to gnl|GLV|KLLA0F22792g Kluyveromyces lactis KLLA0F22792g and some similarites with YMR252C uniprot|Q04814 Saccharomyces cerevisiae YMR252C Hypothetical ORF), whose protein sequence is MLKSLIKPQYFSHLQPRYFSTTVRLGQFKDWKSLSKKDKQEFITNYVELFQKKHPCSKGNVMNKNLSEGMHEYDDTPYVFGIIYNEIRSIALGEPNDNEDGEGVLSDREFSSLLYK, encoded by the coding sequence ATGCTTAAGTCATTGATCAAACCACAGTATTTTTCCCACCTGCAACCAAGATACTTCAGCACTACAGTTAGGTTGGGTCAGTTTAAAGATTGGAAAAGCTTGAGCAAAAAGGACAAACAGGAGTTTATTACCAACTATGTGGAACTATTCCAAAAGAAGCATCCTTGTAGCAAGGGAAATGTCATGAATAAAAATTTATCCGAAGGAATGCATGAATACGACGATACTCCATATGTGTTTGGTATAATTTACAATGAAATCAGATCTATAGCACTTGGTGAACCAAATGacaatgaagatggtgaaggtgTTCTAAGTGATCGAGAATTTTCCAGCCTATTGTACAAATAA